One genomic window of Nerophis lumbriciformis linkage group LG31, RoL_Nlum_v2.1, whole genome shotgun sequence includes the following:
- the LOC133574151 gene encoding uncharacterized protein, with protein sequence MCQLQMLRLLVNQRLSVAVEEIFAVLERTIADYEEELSRTKQENERQGQLLDTVFKSHRSDASEEHLPIEQQEWTSMVEQEEPNHPHLKEEEEDHNISDGLEDFQVVGIPVKNEDDKEKCHFTDKEDCEASQADKPLAPLSDSDEPLHFPDTNADLTCPSNSTHWKCSQCGKTFGNKGNLKTHVRYHTGEKPFACSVCGKRFFQKSHLKAHIRTHTGEKPYTCSVCCKSFSKKDGLTRHVRIHTGEKPFSCSVCGKSFSQKITLIGHARTHT encoded by the exons ATGTGTCAATTACAAATGCTGAGATTGTTGGTGAACCAGCGACTCTCTGTGGCTGTGGAAGAAATATTTGcagtgttagaaagaacgatagcagactacgaggaggaactttctcgaACAAAACAGGAGAACGAGCGACAAGGTCAACTACTGGACACTGTTTTCAAGTCACACAGATCAG acgccaGCGAAGAACATCTTCCCATTGAGCAGCAGGAGTGGACCTCCATGGTGGAGCAAGAGGAGCCAAATCACCCTCACcttaaggaggaagaggaggatcacaACATCAGTGATGGGCTGGAGGACTTCCAAGTGGTTGGTATCCCTGTGAAAAATGAAGATGATAAAGAAAAATGTCATTTTACCGATAAAGAAGACTGTGAagcatcacaagcagacaagcctttagctccactatcagatagtgatgaGCCTTTACACTTTCCAGACACTAACGCTGATTTGACATGTCCCTCTAATAGCACACACTGGAAATGCTCTCAATGTGGGAAAACGTTTGGTAACAAAGGAAATCTAAAAACACACGTCAGATAtcacacaggagagaaaccttttgcctgCTCGGTTTGCGGTAAAAGATTCTTtcagaagtcacatttgaaagcacacattagaacacacactggagagaaaccgtatACTTGCTCTGTGTGTTGTAAAAGTTTCTCTAAAAAAGATGGTTTAACGAGACACgtaagaatacacactggagagaaaccattttcttgctcagtttgtggtaaaagtttCTCCCAGAAGATAACTTTGATTGGACATGCAAGAACACACACCTGA